One window of Bacillus alkalicellulosilyticus genomic DNA carries:
- a CDS encoding response regulator: MGLKVLIADDQTLMREGLRTIIDLEEDMKVVATAQDGMDAIEKTKEYQPDVVLLDIQMPRMNGIQSLIEIKKNQPKTCILILTTFAEEEYIIEALSNGVDGFLLKDMNYDQLISSIRDAVGGQLMVPQVVAVKLAKRLASLNTVMEHELNLGKLKKQGIHFSEREREVANLVVKGLSNKKIAEELFITEGTVKNYISEIYSKLGVKDRAKAIVYLNELDFQS; this comes from the coding sequence ATGGGGTTAAAAGTACTCATTGCGGATGACCAAACTTTAATGCGAGAAGGCTTGCGTACGATTATAGACCTAGAAGAGGATATGAAAGTCGTAGCCACTGCACAAGATGGGATGGACGCGATCGAAAAAACAAAAGAGTATCAGCCTGATGTTGTTTTACTAGATATACAAATGCCTCGAATGAACGGAATACAAAGTTTAATAGAAATAAAAAAGAACCAACCAAAGACTTGCATTTTAATATTAACGACTTTTGCTGAAGAAGAATATATTATTGAAGCTCTATCAAACGGAGTTGATGGCTTTTTATTAAAAGACATGAACTATGACCAATTGATATCTTCTATACGAGATGCAGTTGGAGGTCAATTGATGGTACCTCAAGTCGTTGCAGTGAAGTTAGCTAAACGGCTCGCCAGTTTAAACACGGTAATGGAACATGAACTGAATTTAGGAAAGTTAAAAAAACAAGGTATTCATTTCTCCGAGAGAGAGAGAGAAGTGGCTAATTTAGTCGTCAAAGGGTTAAGTAATAAAAAAATTGCAGAAGAACTATTTATCACTGAAGGCACAGTCAAGAATTACATTAGTGAAATATACAGCAAGCTTGGTGTAAAAGACCGTGCAAAGGCAATTGTCTACCTAAATGAATTAGACTTTCAATCATGA
- a CDS encoding MDR family MFS transporter — translation MKTKRPIVLAAIILAMFMAAVEATIVATAMPGIVADLGGFSLFTWVFGSYLLMQVVTIPIYGKLSDLFGRKIIFSIGIIIFLIGSLICGLAGSMELLILARFIQGLGAGAVQPIATTIVGDMYTKEERASIQGYLASIWGISSILGPVLGGVFVEYLHWSWIFWMNIPFGILSIIGVVLFLKEEVETKKHTIDYWGATLLFISVTAVMLILIQGGTEWAWNSTEVIVSVVVFSLALLTFIAQEKRTPDPIISLDIWKDKLILFANLASFTSGALLLAVSSFLPTYVQGVMSKPAMIAGFTVTMISIGWPLSSTIAGKLMLKMGFRWTAVLGGSALVFGSLFYITLPYVNTPVWAGVGSFFIGVGMGFSTTTFIVAIQSNVDWKQRGTATAANMFMRTLGGAVGVALLGGLLNSRLIRYLQEHQDILSFEVTTDAVQRLLDRTGETSLSAGEIIILQQGLIHALSTVFWGIAIFATISLVFISLLPHDRKKEQE, via the coding sequence ATGAAAACAAAACGACCCATCGTGTTAGCAGCAATTATTTTAGCGATGTTTATGGCTGCGGTCGAAGCAACGATTGTTGCTACAGCAATGCCCGGGATTGTGGCTGATTTAGGTGGATTTTCATTATTCACTTGGGTATTTGGTTCTTACTTGCTCATGCAAGTTGTCACTATACCGATATATGGAAAACTGTCTGATTTATTTGGCCGTAAAATTATATTTTCGATTGGAATTATAATATTTTTAATTGGTTCACTTATTTGTGGATTGGCTGGTTCAATGGAATTGCTCATATTGGCCCGTTTTATTCAAGGATTAGGTGCAGGAGCGGTTCAGCCAATTGCTACGACGATTGTGGGCGATATGTATACAAAAGAAGAGCGTGCAAGTATCCAAGGCTACCTAGCGAGTATTTGGGGGATTTCCTCAATTCTTGGACCTGTGTTAGGTGGCGTATTTGTTGAATACCTGCACTGGTCCTGGATATTTTGGATGAACATTCCATTTGGTATTCTTTCTATTATTGGGGTTGTCCTCTTTTTAAAAGAAGAAGTGGAAACAAAAAAACATACGATTGATTATTGGGGTGCAACTTTGCTTTTTATAAGTGTGACTGCTGTTATGCTTATCCTTATTCAAGGAGGAACGGAGTGGGCCTGGAATTCCACAGAAGTTATCGTCTCCGTCGTTGTTTTTAGCCTTGCTTTACTTACGTTTATCGCACAAGAGAAACGAACACCTGACCCGATTATATCGTTAGACATTTGGAAGGATAAATTAATTCTTTTTGCGAATCTAGCCTCTTTTACATCAGGTGCGTTATTACTAGCGGTGTCGTCTTTTTTACCTACATATGTTCAAGGGGTTATGAGTAAACCAGCAATGATTGCAGGGTTTACTGTTACGATGATTTCCATTGGGTGGCCGCTTTCTTCAACGATAGCTGGGAAGTTAATGTTAAAAATGGGCTTTCGTTGGACAGCTGTCTTAGGAGGGAGTGCGCTTGTCTTTGGGTCTCTTTTTTACATCACCCTTCCTTATGTGAATACACCAGTTTGGGCAGGTGTTGGGTCCTTCTTTATTGGGGTAGGAATGGGGTTCTCAACGACTACTTTTATCGTAGCGATTCAAAGCAATGTAGATTGGAAACAGAGAGGGACCGCAACCGCAGCCAATATGTTTATGAGAACATTAGGAGGAGCGGTCGGGGTCGCACTTCTGGGTGGATTATTAAATAGTAGATTAATTCGCTATTTACAAGAACATCAGGACATATTGTCTTTTGAAGTTACAACAGATGCGGTGCAGCGCTTGCTCGACCGTACAGGGGAGACTTCTCTATCGGCAGGAGAAATCATCATCCTTCAACAAGGACTAATCCATGCTTTATCTACTGTCTTTTGGGGAATCGCAATCTTTGCAACCATTAGCTTGGTATTTATCAGCTTACTTCCCCATGACCGAAAAAAAGAACAAGAGTAA
- a CDS encoding NUDIX hydrolase has translation MQLQQVLDTLENRPVSILGNRSFMKSAVMLPLIQKEDGLHVLFEIRALHLNSQPGEICFPGGKVDTSDDDVEATATRELCEELGLEKQMVTCYAQLDVLVTPFRGIIYPFVGEIIKPEHIRPNPDEVAKTFTVPLSHLLHTKPEVYDMNISFDAGPTFPFDKIPNKLAYNKRTHTVSEFFYYYEDYVIWGLTAKILHHFLELLKGDISTLKK, from the coding sequence ATGCAACTTCAACAAGTCTTAGACACACTTGAAAATCGACCAGTATCAATTTTAGGGAATCGTTCATTTATGAAATCAGCTGTCATGCTGCCACTCATACAAAAAGAAGACGGTCTCCATGTGTTGTTTGAAATTAGAGCATTACATTTAAACAGCCAACCTGGGGAAATTTGTTTTCCAGGCGGAAAAGTAGATACTTCCGATGATGACGTTGAGGCTACAGCTACAAGGGAACTATGTGAGGAACTAGGACTAGAAAAACAAATGGTTACTTGCTATGCACAACTTGATGTCCTTGTTACACCGTTTCGGGGAATTATTTATCCTTTTGTAGGCGAAATCATCAAACCTGAGCATATTCGTCCGAATCCGGATGAGGTGGCAAAGACCTTTACTGTGCCTTTATCTCACCTATTGCATACAAAACCTGAAGTATACGATATGAACATATCCTTTGATGCGGGACCAACATTTCCTTTTGATAAAATACCAAACAAACTAGCATATAATAAAAGAACGCACACGGTTTCAGAGTTCTTTTATTACTATGAAGATTATGTAATTTGGGGATTAACAGCAAAAATTCTCCATCATTTCCTAGAACTTCTTAAAGGCGACATAAGCACCCTTAAGAAGTAA